The Methylomarinum sp. Ch1-1 genome contains the following window.
CGAATAACCGTCCGCCAGACTATCCAGCCACCAGCCCAGATAGGCTCCGCCGATGATCGGCAGGACCAACACCAGTCCCAGCGTGCCCAAGAACAGCGTTTGCGCCAAGATGCTGGATTTTTCCTGGCGCGCTTTTTTGTAGCGCCGGATTCGATAGTCTATCTGCATCAGCAAATGTTCTTTGTGGTGCTTATGATTCATCGTGTTTACTCGTAATGACGTTGCAACTTCCATAGCTTGGTTAGCATCGACTGCTCCATTTTCTGCAGGCTCTTTCGTGTCTTGCTTACCGTCTCCTCTTCGGCCAATAGTTGTTGTTTCAATTGTTCGCTGATGCGTTCGAAATCGCTATCGATCAAAAAATGGCGCGTGCTGATCGTCAATGCATTGGCGTTGAAATAAAGCACGCCTCCGGGCAGTGCTAGATAGCGCCAGTCGCCGTTTTGCAGGCGAAAACGGGCTAAGCCGAA
Protein-coding sequences here:
- a CDS encoding AtpZ/AtpI family protein; protein product: MNHKHHKEHLLMQIDYRIRRYKKARQEKSSILAQTLFLGTLGLVLVLPIIGGAYLGWWLDSLADGYSMRWTLSLLLLGVLVGVINVYLLVREQD
- a CDS encoding F0F1 ATP synthase subunit epsilon, which translates into the protein MNHFTLQLYDATQQQRIDEVTCFVGEDDSGSFSLKAYHARFMTTLVFGLARFRLQNGDWRYLALPGGVLYFNANALTISTRHFLIDSDFERISEQLKQQLLAEEETVSKTRKSLQKMEQSMLTKLWKLQRHYE